The proteins below come from a single Acidimicrobiia bacterium genomic window:
- a CDS encoding heme lyase CcmF/NrfE family subunit → MNASLGALFVALGLAASLLGVFSLVRGLATGDERFLWRVRWFVAAVLVAAVGQFAVMERALITRDFTVAFVAEHGSHRTPALFNFATLWSALEGSILLWVLILAGYVGMVAWRFRQRLNDKMVAWALLVLLVVCVFFFLLLAGPAFPFAKFAPWAGYDGPGPNPLLQNHLLMAFHPPVLYLGYVGFTVPFAFALASLITGRLGEGWLLETRRWTLIAWGCLSVGILLGAWWAYEVLGWGGYWGWDPVENASLLPWLTGTAYLHSVMVQERQGMLRVWNLSLLCATFALTILGTFLTRSGVIESVHAFTESAIGPMFLAFFALIVVVTVGLIAWRGDVLRSEGHIDSVVSRTGAFLVNNLLFAGFAFVVLLGTLYPLLVEAANGDRISVGNPYFERMTMPIGFMLLFLMAMAPALPWGRAGAEVLSRRLWWPAVTGVTVMVTGVVLGLRGWAPTLAIGLAGFATGGALRPLILAVRSRGWRGLVGRASGGMVVHVGVAIVAVALAISSSYVRQAEFSFDELGQEVSFSGHTLTFEGVEVRQLPEKTQTLVRVGIDGQIFTPSINIFPFGGQRIGTPTTRSTWWDDVQLYVLRVPDEVDSTTSIWVTVQPLVWWLWVGGAVMAVGTLLAVVPEGRRKKDEHLAALVEASS, encoded by the coding sequence GTGAATGCTTCGTTAGGGGCTTTGTTTGTTGCCTTGGGTTTAGCGGCTTCGCTTTTGGGGGTTTTTTCGCTGGTTCGGGGGTTGGCTACCGGCGATGAGCGGTTTTTGTGGCGGGTGCGTTGGTTTGTAGCCGCGGTGTTGGTGGCCGCCGTGGGCCAGTTTGCGGTTATGGAACGGGCGCTTATTACTCGAGATTTTACGGTGGCTTTTGTGGCCGAACATGGCAGTCACCGCACACCGGCTTTGTTTAATTTCGCTACTTTGTGGTCGGCCCTTGAGGGTTCCATTTTGTTGTGGGTACTGATTTTGGCGGGCTATGTAGGCATGGTTGCTTGGCGTTTTCGCCAGCGCTTGAATGACAAAATGGTGGCTTGGGCGTTGCTGGTTTTGTTGGTGGTTTGTGTGTTCTTTTTCTTGTTGCTGGCCGGCCCGGCTTTTCCTTTTGCCAAGTTTGCGCCGTGGGCGGGTTATGACGGCCCGGGGCCCAACCCGTTGTTACAGAACCATTTGTTGATGGCCTTTCACCCACCGGTGCTTTATTTGGGCTATGTGGGTTTTACGGTGCCTTTTGCTTTCGCTTTGGCTTCGCTGATCACCGGCCGGTTGGGCGAGGGTTGGTTGTTAGAGACCCGCCGGTGGACGCTCATTGCTTGGGGTTGTTTGAGCGTGGGGATTTTGTTGGGGGCTTGGTGGGCCTATGAGGTGTTGGGGTGGGGCGGTTATTGGGGGTGGGACCCGGTGGAGAATGCTTCGTTGTTGCCTTGGCTGACTGGCACGGCGTATTTGCATTCGGTGATGGTCCAAGAGCGCCAGGGCATGTTGCGGGTGTGGAATCTTTCGTTGCTGTGCGCCACTTTTGCTTTGACTATTTTGGGTACGTTCCTTACCCGGTCGGGGGTTATTGAGTCGGTGCATGCTTTTACCGAGTCGGCCATCGGCCCTATGTTTTTGGCTTTCTTTGCCTTGATTGTGGTGGTAACGGTGGGTCTTATTGCTTGGCGGGGCGATGTTTTGCGGTCTGAGGGTCATATTGATTCTGTGGTGTCGCGCACTGGGGCTTTTTTAGTCAACAATTTGTTGTTTGCTGGTTTTGCTTTTGTGGTGTTGCTGGGCACTTTGTACCCCTTGTTGGTGGAGGCCGCCAACGGTGATCGCATTTCGGTAGGCAACCCTTATTTTGAACGCATGACCATGCCCATTGGTTTCATGTTGTTGTTTTTGATGGCTATGGCTCCGGCTTTGCCGTGGGGCCGTGCCGGGGCTGAGGTGCTTTCTCGCCGTTTGTGGTGGCCAGCGGTTACTGGGGTCACGGTTATGGTGACTGGAGTGGTGTTGGGGTTGCGTGGTTGGGCCCCGACGTTGGCTATTGGGCTGGCGGGGTTTGCTACCGGCGGGGCGCTGCGCCCATTGATTTTGGCGGTGCGTTCCCGGGGTTGGCGTGGTTTGGTGGGGCGAGCCAGCGGCGGCATGGTGGTCCACGTTGGGGTGGCCATTGTGGCGGTGGCCTTGGCCATATCGTCGTCGTACGTACGCCAAGCAGAGTTTAGTTTTGACGAACTTGGTCAAGAGGTTTCGTTTTCGGGGCACACGCTAACTTTCGAAGGGGTTGAGGTGCGGCAGTTGCCCGAGAAAACACAAACCCTGGTGCGTGTAGGTATCGATGGTCAAATTTTTACCCCGTCCATAAATATTTTTCCGTTTGGAGGGCAGCGTATTGGTACCCCTACTACTCGGTCTACCTGGTGGGACGATGTTCAGCTCTACGTGTTGAGGGTTCCTGACGAAGTTGACTCAACTACTTCGATTTGGGTCACCGTGCAGCCTTTGGTGTGGTGGCTTTGGGTAGGGGGAGCGGTCATGGCGGTCGGCACTTTGTTGGCCGTCGTACCAGAGGGTCGTCGTAAAAAAGACGAGCATCTTGCCGCATTGGTGGAGGCTTCGTCATGA
- a CDS encoding DUF3107 domain-containing protein produces the protein MDVRIGVSNTPKEITLEMPEGTDHEALQAEIEAALTGESAMLWLTDAKGRRVGVPTDKVAYVDLGSEELASPMGFN, from the coding sequence ATGGACGTACGTATAGGGGTTTCGAATACTCCCAAAGAGATCACTTTGGAAATGCCAGAAGGCACCGATCACGAAGCCTTGCAAGCCGAAATTGAGGCAGCGCTCACCGGTGAGTCTGCCATGTTGTGGCTGACTGATGCCAAAGGCCGCCGGGTAGGGGTACCTACTGACAAGGTGGCGTACGTTGACTTGGGCAGCGAAGAGTTGGCGAGCCCGATGGGTTTTAATTAA
- a CDS encoding ATP-binding protein, protein MNDQQEKSGPSGISVQAESQTPPTSGVPFGRPGNNTRVLLIASGKGGVGKSSITANLAVALAQRGKDVAVVDADVWGFSIPRMLGIAEPPTVIDDMLIPPEAHGVRCISMGFFADEDQPVVWRGPMLHKALEQFLTDVSWGEPDYLLVDLPPGTGDISISLAGFLPTAEMLVVTTPQAVAQKVAQRAAYMAEKMNIAVTGVIENMSWFIGDDGTRYELFGAGGGQALATQLEVPLVGQVPLLPVLRVGADTGNPVAVDQTSEAGTIFAAMARVVDEDLKPTKRSHPELNLVD, encoded by the coding sequence ATGAACGACCAGCAGGAAAAATCAGGACCATCCGGCATTTCGGTTCAAGCCGAAAGCCAAACGCCACCGACTTCGGGGGTGCCTTTTGGACGGCCCGGCAACAACACCCGGGTGCTGCTTATCGCCTCTGGCAAAGGTGGGGTAGGCAAGTCTTCGATAACCGCCAACCTTGCGGTGGCCTTAGCCCAGCGAGGAAAAGACGTTGCCGTGGTAGACGCCGACGTGTGGGGGTTCTCTATCCCGCGCATGCTGGGCATCGCTGAACCACCCACGGTGATCGACGACATGTTGATTCCGCCCGAAGCCCACGGGGTGCGTTGTATCTCTATGGGGTTTTTCGCTGATGAGGACCAACCGGTGGTGTGGCGAGGCCCCATGTTGCACAAGGCGTTAGAACAGTTTTTGACCGATGTTTCCTGGGGTGAACCGGACTACTTACTGGTTGATTTACCTCCCGGCACTGGTGACATTTCGATTTCGTTGGCCGGATTTTTACCAACCGCCGAAATGTTGGTGGTCACTACCCCGCAAGCCGTTGCTCAAAAAGTGGCGCAGCGAGCGGCCTACATGGCGGAAAAAATGAACATTGCCGTCACCGGGGTTATCGAAAACATGTCGTGGTTTATTGGCGACGACGGCACACGATACGAACTCTTTGGGGCAGGCGGCGGCCAAGCTTTGGCGACGCAACTCGAAGTACCTCTGGTTGGTCAAGTGCCGCTGTTGCCTGTTTTGCGGGTAGGTGCCGACACCGGAAACCCTGTTGCGGTTGATCAAACCAGTGAAGCCGGAACAATATTTGCCGCTATGGCCCGGGTCGTAGATGAAGACCTCAAACCCACCAAACGCTCCCACCCAGAACTCAACCTGGTGGACTAA
- a CDS encoding TetR/AcrR family transcriptional regulator, with product MTEVITAPRLPGPERRKQLLDTALRVFARQGYHETSMNAVANEAGVTKPVLYQHFASKREMYSDLLRVTADRLADAITQTRLDLGAEDTRSKIEAGYLGFFRFFDAVPDAFSVLYGPSLGHDQELRHVAQRVQEEFAARMATFISEVDHEEAIIMAWGLNGLIEGLIRNWMHDGRRRSAEEMAALATRLAWDGMKSLA from the coding sequence ATGACCGAAGTAATAACCGCACCCCGTTTGCCGGGCCCTGAACGCCGCAAACAACTCTTAGACACCGCACTACGGGTCTTTGCTCGGCAGGGTTACCACGAAACCTCCATGAACGCCGTGGCCAACGAAGCCGGGGTAACCAAACCGGTGCTCTACCAACACTTCGCCTCAAAACGAGAAATGTATTCCGACCTGTTGCGGGTTACCGCCGACCGTTTAGCCGATGCCATTACCCAAACCCGCCTTGACCTCGGGGCAGAAGACACTCGAAGCAAAATTGAAGCCGGCTACCTCGGGTTTTTCCGCTTCTTCGATGCCGTACCCGACGCTTTTTCGGTGCTTTACGGGCCGAGCTTGGGCCACGATCAAGAGCTCCGCCACGTCGCCCAGCGGGTGCAAGAAGAATTTGCCGCCCGTATGGCCACCTTTATAAGTGAGGTAGACCACGAAGAAGCCATCATCATGGCTTGGGGCCTCAACGGTCTTATCGAAGGACTGATTCGCAACTGGATGCACGACGGTCGCCGCCGCAGCGCCGAAGAAATGGCCGCCCTCGCCACCCGCTTAGCTTGGGACGGCATGAAAAGCTTGGCTTAA
- a CDS encoding TlpA family protein disulfide reductase: MRSVRVKALLVGAVLLVLVGVMATRESGLDRMTTHLVGQGAPPIEDTTIDGQDWSLSLQRGRWVVVNFFSTTCVPCVREHPELVAFAEAHAAADDVRVVTVAFADSPSAVEEFFRTNGGDWPVLATDTGRIAVDWGVVAVPESYLVSPAGFVAAKIIGGVVKADLEAMLAEARGT; encoded by the coding sequence ATGAGGTCGGTGAGGGTTAAAGCACTCTTGGTGGGGGCGGTGTTGTTGGTACTGGTGGGGGTGATGGCCACACGAGAGTCGGGCCTTGACCGCATGACTACCCATTTGGTGGGCCAAGGGGCGCCGCCCATTGAGGACACCACCATTGATGGTCAAGATTGGAGTTTGTCTTTGCAGCGAGGCCGTTGGGTGGTGGTGAACTTTTTTTCTACCACCTGTGTGCCTTGTGTGCGTGAGCACCCCGAGTTGGTGGCTTTTGCTGAGGCCCATGCGGCGGCCGACGATGTACGGGTGGTGACGGTGGCTTTCGCCGATTCGCCCAGTGCGGTGGAAGAGTTTTTCCGCACCAACGGGGGTGACTGGCCGGTGCTGGCCACCGACACGGGCCGCATTGCTGTGGATTGGGGCGTGGTGGCGGTTCCGGAGTCTTACCTGGTGTCGCCCGCTGGTTTCGTGGCCGCCAAGATTATTGGCGGAGTGGTAAAGGCCGATCTTGAAGCCATGTTGGCGGAGGCCCGAGGCACATGA
- the ccmA gene encoding heme ABC exporter ATP-binding protein CcmA, translated as MVRVGGRRRYRYGVPVIQLCDVVALLGRFPALAGASLSVEAGETVLLQGPNGAGKTTLLRLCAGLVRPESGQAQVLGHDLSVDGRPVRRQVAMLGHATGLYEDLSVAENVSFWAQAAGLDKSLAAQRATGALGRMGLDERLLSLPVSRLSAGQRRRTSLAVLAVRRPQLWLLDEPHAGLDQTGRDVVDELISDAVAAGATVLVASHELDRVRSLNPRVVTVAGGLVVKDTGGPK; from the coding sequence ATGGTCAGGGTAGGCGGTAGACGCCGGTACCGTTACGGGGTGCCGGTAATTCAACTCTGTGACGTAGTGGCTCTGCTGGGCCGGTTTCCTGCTTTGGCGGGCGCCAGTTTGTCGGTAGAAGCCGGAGAAACGGTGTTGTTGCAGGGCCCTAACGGCGCTGGAAAGACCACGTTGTTGCGGTTGTGTGCGGGTTTGGTACGTCCCGAGTCGGGTCAGGCTCAAGTGTTGGGCCACGATTTAAGTGTAGATGGGCGGCCCGTCCGGAGGCAGGTGGCCATGTTGGGTCACGCCACGGGGCTTTACGAAGATTTGTCGGTGGCTGAAAACGTGAGTTTTTGGGCGCAGGCGGCCGGGCTCGATAAGTCGCTGGCCGCCCAACGGGCGACTGGTGCCTTGGGCCGCATGGGTTTGGATGAACGTTTGTTGTCTTTGCCGGTTTCTCGTTTGTCGGCGGGGCAGCGCCGGCGTACTTCGTTGGCTGTTTTGGCGGTGCGTCGACCTCAGTTGTGGTTGCTTGATGAACCGCATGCTGGTTTGGACCAGACGGGCCGCGATGTGGTTGATGAACTTATTTCGGATGCGGTGGCGGCGGGGGCCACGGTGCTGGTGGCTTCTCACGAACTGGATCGGGTGCGTTCTTTGAACCCTCGGGTGGTAACGGTGGCGGGCGGTTTGGTTGTTAAGGACACGGGGGGCCCGAAGTGA
- a CDS encoding MaoC family dehydratase, with protein sequence MDETTSSTTGGRWFEQLPVGLVIKHDLLRTITEADNEDFCAMTHNPQPLHLDAEFAATTVFGQRLVNSLLTLGLAVGVSVADTTLGTTVANLGFEETDFPAPVFLNDTLSFETEVAAARLSASMPATGIVTFEHRVHNQDGVLVCRCRRNALMHRDPNLLTDSQ encoded by the coding sequence ATGGACGAGACAACTTCTTCGACAACCGGTGGCCGATGGTTTGAACAACTTCCGGTGGGCTTGGTAATCAAACACGACTTGTTGCGCACTATCACCGAAGCCGATAACGAAGATTTTTGCGCTATGACCCATAACCCGCAGCCGCTGCATCTGGATGCCGAGTTTGCGGCGACCACGGTTTTTGGTCAACGTTTGGTGAACAGTTTGTTGACGCTTGGTTTGGCGGTGGGGGTTAGCGTGGCCGACACCACGTTGGGTACCACGGTGGCCAACCTAGGTTTTGAAGAAACGGATTTTCCGGCGCCGGTGTTTTTGAATGACACCTTGTCTTTTGAAACGGAGGTCGCGGCGGCTCGGCTTTCTGCATCAATGCCGGCCACGGGAATCGTTACTTTTGAGCATCGGGTACACAACCAGGATGGCGTGTTGGTGTGCCGGTGTCGAAGGAATGCTTTGATGCACCGAGATCCAAATCTTCTCACTGATTCTCAGTAA
- a CDS encoding nitronate monooxygenase translates to MAKQLRELLGNANPIFGFSWWEPDVAIAVSKAGGVGVWGCTRRTPDEIEAGITRMKKELGDLPWGVDLVIPNGMPEDNNRETIEAQLPEEHVRFVDGLRQKYGVPDDGLPGYRSRFVRSEETARAQLNVVMDHQIPVLALGIGSPTWAVEKAHEHGSLILSLVGQPRHAESALRAGADILVAQGSDAGGHTGSIGTFSLVPQIVDLAQGVPVLAAGGVATGRHLTASLALGAQGVWLGTAFLGSTEAAPSPGLLKKLIAAQAADTVISRSVSGKTLRMLRSAWSDEWSAADAPKPLKMPHQDILIGDLLGQILRHEIEPLLHEGAGQGVAYLQNQETVADIMSQLLAEAEHTLNGLK, encoded by the coding sequence ATGGCCAAGCAACTACGCGAACTACTCGGAAATGCCAACCCAATATTTGGTTTCAGTTGGTGGGAACCCGACGTAGCCATCGCCGTATCAAAAGCCGGAGGCGTAGGGGTATGGGGATGCACCCGCCGAACCCCCGACGAAATCGAAGCCGGGATCACCCGAATGAAAAAAGAACTCGGTGACCTCCCCTGGGGCGTCGACCTGGTTATTCCCAACGGAATGCCCGAAGACAACAACCGAGAAACCATCGAAGCCCAACTGCCTGAAGAGCACGTCAGATTCGTTGATGGGCTTCGACAAAAATACGGGGTACCCGACGACGGCCTCCCCGGATACCGCTCACGGTTTGTACGGAGCGAAGAGACCGCACGCGCCCAACTCAACGTGGTCATGGACCATCAAATACCTGTGTTGGCTTTGGGTATCGGCTCACCAACCTGGGCTGTAGAAAAAGCCCACGAGCATGGGTCGCTCATCCTTAGTTTGGTGGGTCAACCCCGGCATGCCGAAAGCGCCCTACGGGCCGGAGCCGACATTTTAGTCGCCCAGGGATCCGACGCCGGAGGGCACACCGGAAGCATCGGAACCTTCTCGCTGGTACCCCAAATAGTTGACCTGGCTCAAGGCGTTCCCGTACTCGCCGCAGGCGGCGTTGCTACCGGACGACACCTCACCGCCTCACTGGCCCTCGGAGCCCAAGGCGTCTGGTTAGGCACCGCATTCTTAGGCTCCACAGAAGCCGCACCCAGCCCCGGTTTGCTAAAAAAACTTATCGCCGCCCAGGCCGCTGACACCGTCATAAGTCGTTCCGTAAGCGGAAAAACCCTCCGCATGCTGCGCTCCGCATGGAGTGACGAATGGTCCGCCGCCGATGCCCCCAAACCACTCAAAATGCCTCACCAAGACATCCTCATCGGCGACCTCTTAGGGCAAATACTGCGCCACGAAATAGAGCCACTCCTTCACGAAGGGGCTGGTCAAGGGGTGGCCTACCTACAAAATCAAGAAACAGTCGCCGACATAATGAGCCAACTACTGGCCGAAGCCGAGCACACGCTAAACGGCCTCAAGTAG
- a CDS encoding NUDIX domain-containing protein, whose product MMGRKRPAARVVLLNRSNEIFLVNAEDPLDPFKPSWWEIPGGGIDLGEDSAVAAARELWEETGIEAEMGPVVWTQQVQFTFGGYFFDSDEKIHVAWCDGGEYRPQHLEALEAAAFLGARWWGVDELLASDVPVLPTRLREFLPEVAANNLPNPPLDISPHPEVG is encoded by the coding sequence ATGATGGGCCGTAAACGCCCGGCTGCTCGGGTGGTGTTGCTAAACCGGTCGAACGAGATTTTTTTGGTCAACGCCGAAGACCCTTTGGATCCTTTTAAGCCGTCGTGGTGGGAAATCCCCGGGGGTGGTATTGATCTGGGTGAAGATTCAGCAGTGGCGGCGGCCCGAGAACTTTGGGAAGAAACCGGTATCGAAGCCGAAATGGGCCCGGTGGTGTGGACCCAACAAGTGCAGTTCACTTTTGGCGGGTACTTTTTTGATAGCGATGAGAAAATTCATGTGGCGTGGTGCGATGGTGGGGAGTATCGGCCGCAACATTTAGAAGCCTTAGAGGCGGCGGCTTTTTTGGGCGCCCGCTGGTGGGGGGTCGACGAGTTGTTGGCCAGTGATGTGCCGGTGTTGCCTACTCGGTTAAGAGAGTTTTTGCCCGAGGTGGCCGCCAACAACTTGCCAAACCCGCCGTTAGATATTTCGCCCCACCCGGAGGTCGGTTGA
- a CDS encoding heme transporter HemC, with the protein MVGPGRACWPCLLWWLQRWVRWLTAHWLRIKNIMTNPTSSVATTGSPGSRALGLATLLGLVGLLVLAFVLTEPDVRIHPSTGQEIGQFDAVRLLYLHVPMAVITYVAYSLAAFASAGYLIKRTPWWDVTAHAAAEVGTVFCFLVLVTGSIWGRPVWNTWWEWGDVRLMTTLILFLMFVGYLALRRTAADPRVQARRAAVVALVAIVDLPLVNRSVEWWENRTLHQKSTLGELKIEDLTLFTLMVGFLVFLMVFAWLLLHRFRVGWLTLAAGEHQVAAAIKERRAEADGSEVASAVGETS; encoded by the coding sequence ATGGTTGGGCCTGGACGGGCTTGTTGGCCATGTTTGCTGTGGTGGCTTCAACGTTGGGTGCGTTGGCTTACGGCGCATTGGTTGAGGATTAAAAATATTATGACGAACCCCACTTCTTCTGTAGCGACCACCGGATCTCCGGGTTCGCGCGCTTTAGGTTTGGCTACGTTGCTGGGTTTGGTCGGGTTGTTGGTGTTGGCTTTTGTGTTGACCGAACCTGATGTGCGTATTCACCCCAGCACGGGCCAGGAGATTGGCCAGTTTGATGCGGTACGGCTTTTGTATTTGCATGTGCCCATGGCGGTTATTACTTATGTTGCTTATAGTTTGGCGGCTTTTGCGTCGGCGGGGTATTTGATTAAACGAACTCCTTGGTGGGATGTAACGGCTCATGCGGCGGCCGAGGTGGGCACAGTGTTTTGTTTCTTGGTGTTGGTTACGGGCTCTATTTGGGGCCGCCCGGTGTGGAACACCTGGTGGGAGTGGGGCGATGTGCGCTTAATGACCACGTTGATCTTATTTTTGATGTTTGTGGGTTACTTGGCTTTGCGTCGCACAGCGGCTGACCCGCGGGTGCAAGCTCGGCGGGCGGCGGTGGTGGCCTTGGTAGCTATTGTGGATTTGCCTTTGGTTAACCGTTCGGTGGAATGGTGGGAGAACCGCACCCTGCATCAGAAGTCCACGTTGGGTGAATTAAAAATTGAGGACCTCACTTTGTTTACGTTGATGGTTGGGTTTTTAGTATTTTTGATGGTTTTTGCTTGGTTGTTGTTGCACCGTTTTCGGGTGGGTTGGTTGACCTTGGCGGCTGGTGAGCATCAGGTGGCGGCCGCAATCAAGGAGCGTCGAGCGGAAGCCGATGGTTCAGAGGTGGCTTCCGCGGTGGGAGAAACTTCATGA
- a CDS encoding cysteine desulfurase, whose product MTRHYFDHASTSPLRPVGRAALNEALDLTGDPGRIHSEGMACRHTVEVARQQVVDFFGARSREVIFTSGATESIAAVCFGVAQRNPGAPSVLSAMEHSAVRLNAQRHGPVKLISVDETGRVDLDQLLATFSQQPAIVHLQLGNHEVGTLQDLTPVVAACRQHNVLLHVDAAQAGGRMALDFANLGADLVSVSAHKFGGPRGVGALLIRRGLRLAPLLLGGEQERARRAGLENTPAIAGFGAVCAALTPEVLASEETLARQQTIRLATGLSALDGVTLYGHPDYRLPHLVCLGIDGVEPQAVLLGLDRLGIAAHSGSACASEGLEPSPVLEAMGVDAHRSLRLSVGWTTTDDDVEDVLEAVPQVLAELRALRP is encoded by the coding sequence ATGACCCGCCACTACTTTGATCATGCTTCAACCTCTCCGCTGCGGCCCGTTGGGCGAGCGGCCCTCAACGAGGCCCTAGATTTAACCGGCGACCCGGGGCGCATTCATAGCGAAGGCATGGCCTGTCGCCACACCGTAGAAGTAGCCCGCCAACAAGTCGTCGACTTTTTTGGGGCCCGCAGTCGGGAAGTTATTTTTACTTCGGGTGCTACGGAATCTATCGCTGCGGTTTGTTTCGGTGTCGCCCAACGCAACCCGGGGGCACCCAGCGTGCTTTCCGCTATGGAACATTCGGCGGTGCGGCTCAACGCCCAACGCCATGGCCCCGTGAAGTTGATCTCTGTTGATGAAACGGGCCGAGTAGACCTTGACCAACTTTTGGCCACCTTCAGCCAGCAACCGGCCATCGTGCACTTGCAGTTAGGAAACCACGAGGTGGGCACCCTCCAGGACTTGACCCCGGTGGTCGCAGCCTGCCGTCAACACAACGTGTTGTTGCACGTTGATGCTGCCCAAGCCGGAGGCCGCATGGCCCTAGATTTTGCCAACTTGGGCGCCGACCTGGTCTCGGTGAGCGCCCACAAGTTTGGTGGCCCGAGAGGAGTCGGCGCTTTACTTATTCGCCGTGGCCTGCGCTTGGCTCCCTTGCTGTTAGGCGGCGAGCAAGAACGGGCCCGACGCGCCGGGTTAGAAAACACCCCGGCCATCGCCGGTTTTGGAGCCGTCTGTGCCGCCTTGACCCCCGAAGTTCTGGCCAGCGAAGAAACCCTGGCCCGCCAACAAACGATTCGGCTCGCTACCGGATTATCGGCGCTTGACGGGGTCACCCTTTACGGCCACCCCGACTATCGGTTGCCGCATCTGGTTTGTTTAGGCATTGACGGCGTTGAACCTCAAGCGGTGTTACTGGGCTTAGACCGCTTAGGTATTGCCGCCCACTCGGGAAGCGCTTGTGCCTCCGAAGGGCTCGAGCCCTCGCCGGTGCTTGAAGCCATGGGGGTCGATGCCCACCGGTCGCTGCGCCTTTCGGTGGGGTGGACCACCACCGACGACGATGTTGAGGACGTTTTGGAAGCCGTACCTCAGGTGCTGGCCGAACTCCGGGCGTTACGCCCATGA
- a CDS encoding transcriptional repressor: MGHQHATGEELHTTVGRRLRAAQMRYSRSRHAVVEVLAAAARPLTLPEVLSAGQQQDLAQSSAYRNLNELAEAGVVRRVTAGDDHTRFELHESLTGHHHHLECTACGRLDDFEVSDEFEAGIEALVVSAAQRGFVVDAHRFDLLGRCVACAQ; encoded by the coding sequence ATGGGTCATCAGCATGCCACGGGCGAAGAACTTCATACCACGGTTGGTCGGCGTTTACGTGCGGCACAGATGCGTTATAGCCGGTCGCGTCATGCGGTGGTCGAGGTGCTAGCTGCTGCTGCTCGCCCGTTGACTTTGCCCGAAGTTTTGTCGGCGGGGCAACAACAAGATTTGGCACAAAGTTCGGCTTACCGCAACCTAAATGAACTCGCCGAAGCTGGTGTGGTGCGCCGAGTGACCGCAGGTGACGACCACACCCGGTTTGAACTTCACGAGTCGCTAACCGGGCATCATCATCATTTGGAATGCACGGCGTGTGGTCGCCTAGATGATTTTGAGGTGTCCGATGAGTTTGAGGCAGGCATCGAGGCACTGGTTGTTTCGGCTGCTCAAAGGGGTTTTGTAGTCGATGCTCACCGCTTCGATTTGTTGGGTCGTTGCGTGGCGTGTGCCCAATGA
- a CDS encoding glycosyltransferase, with protein MPTCTFLSFRFGPTDGVSVVARNWARMLTKQGFTVSWVAGAFEPGWDAPGRTTVVAGLNINATAPPDPNQLESALADQDLVVVENLLSIPLNLAASRTVASLLNGRPALIHHHDPPWQRKRFAHLTELPADDPAWRHVTINDLTKKEMAERGIYAETIYNGFDPNPPTGNRLTTRRRLGVDDHTLLVAHPVRAIERKNITQALEVTTALGGIYWLLGPAEDGYGPQLATELAAARCPVIHAPAANRADIYAAADLVAFPSTWEGFGNPPVEAALYRKPVFVGHYPVADELRGLGFHWFAPQDTDAMAERLDDPSGLAPLLDHNQQVAKNELSIERMGRRLENFIVEAGWRP; from the coding sequence ATGCCAACCTGCACCTTCCTCTCCTTTCGCTTCGGCCCCACCGACGGGGTATCGGTCGTGGCCCGCAACTGGGCCCGCATGCTGACCAAACAAGGCTTTACCGTGTCTTGGGTAGCGGGCGCCTTCGAACCCGGGTGGGATGCCCCCGGAAGAACCACCGTAGTGGCCGGGCTGAACATCAACGCCACCGCACCCCCCGACCCCAACCAACTTGAATCCGCTCTCGCCGACCAAGACCTGGTGGTGGTAGAAAACCTGCTCTCCATCCCACTCAACTTGGCGGCTTCGCGAACCGTGGCTTCTTTGCTCAACGGACGACCAGCGTTAATACATCACCACGACCCGCCATGGCAAAGGAAACGCTTTGCCCACCTAACCGAACTCCCAGCCGACGACCCAGCCTGGCGCCACGTCACCATCAACGACCTGACCAAAAAAGAAATGGCCGAGCGAGGCATTTACGCAGAAACTATTTACAACGGTTTTGACCCCAACCCGCCCACCGGAAACCGCTTGACGACACGCCGCCGACTAGGCGTAGACGACCACACCCTGCTGGTCGCCCACCCGGTGCGCGCTATAGAACGTAAAAACATCACTCAAGCCCTCGAAGTAACCACCGCTTTAGGCGGCATCTACTGGCTATTGGGTCCGGCCGAAGACGGTTACGGGCCACAACTGGCTACCGAATTGGCCGCTGCCCGATGCCCAGTAATCCACGCCCCGGCCGCCAACCGAGCCGACATTTATGCGGCCGCCGACCTGGTGGCCTTCCCCTCCACTTGGGAAGGTTTCGGCAACCCCCCGGTAGAAGCCGCCCTCTACCGCAAACCCGTATTCGTCGGCCACTACCCGGTAGCCGACGAACTACGCGGCCTGGGCTTTCACTGGTTTGCGCCACAAGACACCGATGCCATGGCCGAACGCCTTGACGACCCCAGCGGGCTGGCCCCCCTGCTTGACCACAATCAACAAGTAGCCAAAAACGAATTATCTATAGAACGCATGGGTCGACGTTTGGAGAACTTCATTGTTGAGGCAGGATGGCGACCATGA